A window of Spirochaetaceae bacterium genomic DNA:
AGCAGGGTGAATGTTAAAATCGGCTAAATCGGCCCGCACTTTAATAAAGGCAAAAACAATAGGAAACTGCCCGGCTACCAACAACGAAGAGTAAGCATAATGGATAGCTTGCAGCAAGCTGTACTCCATAATGCGGCGGCCGTTAATATAAATATGCATATAACGCCTATCGCCGCGATAAAGGCCGGCAGTAGCGGTAACCAGCTGCAATTCGAAGCCGTCTATATCTAATAAATGATTGTTAGATAAATAATTAGCCTTAATACCTAACTCGCGGCCATAAATTTGTACGGTACGTTCCAATACCGTAGCGGCTTTGTAATTAAATTTTTGCCGGCCATCTATGGTAAAGCTAAAACTAAGTTGTGGAAAAGCTAAGGCTTTTTCAAAAAAAACTTTTTGGCATTCGGTAGTTTCGATGCCGGCGCTCTTTAAAAAACGGCGGCGAGCAGTAAGGTTATAAAAAATATCGCTTACTTTTACCGCCGTGCCATAACTAAAGGCGGTGGGCTCGATGGCGATATTTTGGCCATCGCTGCGTAATAAATAACCATCGCTGCCTTTAACCCGGCTGCGTATTTGTAAATAACTACAGGCGGCCATACTGGCCAGCGCTTCGCCCCTAAAGCCCAAGCTGTAAATAGATTGTAAATCGTAAATGGTTTTAATTTTACTGGTGGCATGCGGCATAATGGCGCGCTCAAGGTCGGGCCGGGTTATACCTTCGCCGTTATCAATTACTTCTATACTTTTAATGCCGCCTTGCTCAAGGTAAACGGCTATCTCGCTAGCTCCGCTATCGATGGCGTTATCCAGCAGCTCGCGCAGGGCGGCGGCCGGCCGCTCGATAACTTCGCCGGCGGCAATCCGGCTGGCATCTTGTTTACTTAAAATATTTATCTTCATAATGGTTATTACCTAAATAAATTAATAAAAAAAGCAGAAATTAAATTATGGTTAATAAACAAAGTGATAATTAAATTATTAAAAAGCGGTATAACTACGGCAATAACTACCGGCAGTACCAGCCATGCTTGGGGTGCCGGTCCTTTTTTTTCTATCACACTGGCCATATTGGCAATGGCGTTGGGGGTTTGGCCAATACCCACTCCGCAGTGGCCGGCCGCTATCACGGCGGCTTCGTAATTACGGCCGCACAACCTAAAGGTAACTAAATAGGCAAAAAACATCATTATTATTACCTGTACCAACATAATAACTAACATAGG
This region includes:
- the mutL gene encoding DNA mismatch repair endonuclease MutL, which produces MKINILSKQDASRIAAGEVIERPAAALRELLDNAIDSGASEIAVYLEQGGIKSIEVIDNGEGITRPDLERAIMPHATSKIKTIYDLQSIYSLGFRGEALASMAACSYLQIRSRVKGSDGYLLRSDGQNIAIEPTAFSYGTAVKVSDIFYNLTARRRFLKSAGIETTECQKVFFEKALAFPQLSFSFTIDGRQKFNYKAATVLERTVQIYGRELGIKANYLSNNHLLDIDGFELQLVTATAGLYRGDRRYMHIYINGRRIMEYSLLQAIHYAYSSLLVAGQFPIVFAFIKVRADLADFNIHPAKREAKLHNLDKIHKALVNKINNLHQPGSISNYKDEAHPSTPHLNFNLTTLLVPSPIAQGVADSPVLTAAKKEEPLSFTAAWRYLGQLMGVFLLVEWEDNLYLIDQHAAHERVLYDELIASPPPNEALLNPIKIYLTDDELTLFKLKQDEIAELAIRLQLIDNYLLILAAPNQFNEELCRYWLNNNLSLKRELYARLACRAAIKEGEYLEPAAALKLIEQTFALPEPYCPHGRPVWIELEREQLYKLIKRIV